From one Bdellovibrionota bacterium genomic stretch:
- a CDS encoding pitrilysin family protein: MSTAIAASKNRSDVIQQMPSWVRVEGVDTILAEKHDTPLVSINIAFSFGSYSNPSDKGGLANFFGDMLLRGTKTRTREEIENELDFLGANLKVDTGYHSTMVRGQVLRRNLDRLLALITDILTASIFPEKEVLKVRDELISELNIRLEDDTSVARVHFMEALFAGHPYGRDQMGSITSLKSITRDDLVRSFRDHIHRSGIMIGAGGDLDRPAFDAIVRALATSLPVGRDAPNQVAFHRELHGRKVILVDKPERTQTQFFLGHPGISATDPDYFPLMVFSTAFAGHMFQAKYLQEIRVKRGWAYGAYGRLDARRDGGAFFLHTYPAVKDTLPALELSLQMLGDAAEKGLSDDDLTFAKNYLVRSFPFLIDTPEKIVDERIVARFVGYSDDYLETYISKIMAVTPQQARAVAKKHLNAKDLDIVVLCTAKDFKDTIGKAVGAASVEVVPFDRL, translated from the coding sequence ATGAGTACGGCAATCGCTGCATCCAAGAACAGATCCGACGTCATTCAACAAATGCCCTCGTGGGTACGCGTGGAGGGTGTCGACACAATCTTGGCGGAAAAGCATGACACCCCGTTGGTGTCGATCAACATTGCATTCTCGTTCGGCTCTTATTCCAATCCATCGGACAAGGGAGGCCTCGCTAATTTTTTCGGCGACATGCTCCTGCGCGGAACCAAGACGCGGACGAGAGAAGAGATCGAAAACGAACTCGATTTTTTGGGGGCCAACCTGAAGGTCGACACCGGCTACCACTCCACCATGGTCCGTGGCCAGGTCCTCCGGCGCAACCTGGATCGTCTGCTCGCGCTGATCACGGATATTCTGACCGCATCGATCTTCCCCGAAAAGGAAGTCTTAAAGGTCCGGGACGAGCTGATCTCGGAGTTGAACATTCGCCTCGAAGACGACACCTCCGTGGCTCGGGTCCATTTTATGGAAGCTCTCTTCGCCGGCCACCCGTACGGCAGGGATCAGATGGGGAGCATAACGTCGCTGAAGTCGATTACCCGCGATGATCTGGTCCGTTCTTTTCGGGACCACATTCATCGGAGTGGAATAATGATCGGCGCCGGAGGCGATCTCGATCGCCCGGCTTTTGACGCTATCGTGCGCGCGCTCGCCACAAGCCTTCCGGTGGGGAGAGATGCGCCGAATCAAGTGGCGTTCCACCGAGAACTTCATGGACGAAAGGTCATTCTGGTCGACAAGCCGGAGCGAACGCAGACGCAGTTCTTTCTGGGTCACCCGGGTATTTCAGCCACGGATCCGGATTATTTCCCCCTGATGGTATTCTCGACCGCGTTCGCCGGGCATATGTTCCAGGCGAAGTACCTGCAGGAGATCCGCGTCAAACGTGGATGGGCCTATGGGGCTTACGGCAGACTGGATGCCCGGAGAGACGGCGGCGCTTTTTTTCTGCACACGTATCCGGCGGTGAAAGACACGCTTCCCGCTCTGGAACTGAGCCTTCAAATGCTGGGCGATGCCGCGGAGAAAGGTCTCTCGGATGACGATCTGACGTTTGCCAAGAACTATTTGGTGCGTTCGTTCCCGTTCTTGATTGATACGCCCGAAAAAATCGTCGACGAACGAATCGTCGCGCGTTTCGTGGGCTATTCCGATGATTACCTCGAGACGTACATCAGCAAGATCATGGCGGTAACTCCCCAACAGGCGCGCGCGGTAGCGAAGAAGCATCTCAACGCCAAGGACTTGGACATCGTGGTCCTGTGCACCGCCAAAGACTTTAAGGACACAATCGGCAAGGCGGTTGGAGCCGCGAGCGTTGAGGTCGTCCCCTTCGATCGACTGTGA